The Scylla paramamosain isolate STU-SP2022 chromosome 18, ASM3559412v1, whole genome shotgun sequence genomic interval aagaaaaaaaataacaaaggacaAAAATTATCCGGGAGTGACTCCAAACAAAAGAAGACTTTATGGGCAGACGTTGTTGCCCATCTAAAATAGGCATGTATACATACATGTAATATGCactgtacattctctctctctctctctctctctctctctctctctctctctctctctctctctctctctctctctctctctctctctctctctctctttctctctctatcaataTTTCAACCTGCAATCACGATTGTTgcttttttaagttttctggCAGCGCCATATGACCACAATGTTGCGGCGCCATAATAACTATCAATTAATCAAATCCAGTGCAGGCGTCAGGTGTACACAGGTGATCCAGCCACGTGGTGAAtgctgatcacacacacacacacacacacacacacacacacacacacacacacacagacacattacCTTTCAAAGTGTTTGTTAATACGGAGCCTGCTGATCAGCATTCACCACCTGGCTGGATCACCTGTGTACACCTGACGCCTGCACTGGATTTGATTAATTGATAGTTATTATGGCGCCGCAACATTGTGGTCATATGGCGCTGCcagaaaacttaaaaaacaacaatagtgaTTGCAGgttaaaatattgatattaaaaaagaaagtataacaTGGAAAATGTTTTTTTCAAGTCACAAAAAATGAGTATATAAAACGAAATGGGATGaaccaaaaaaaagttaagtgcaaaaaaatgagagggaagatATTTCAAATAATGAATTTAAAGTGAGGGGGTACTGACCCCAATAAAAGAAGATGAATTAAAAGGGAAGCTACAATTTATTCAAAAGGGCTGGCCTTCTCCACAAACAGGAGAGCACACTCTCCAAGTATCAGCGACATTTGGAAAGTCCCATCCTCATCGCGACAACGTAAAAGGTATCACTCTCCTGGAAATAAACACACTGCACCATCCACCATGCGCCACCGAGTCATTCGAACATTTAAACCTTTATCAATATCCCCAGAGTAGAGTCACACTGATGCCGTGGTGGGCGTATACTGAATGCCTGACGTGACAGTCTTGAAACAAATCCTGACCCAattcctgttgttgttgatgagaCTCCATATGTTACACGATTTACTGCACCATGGCACACTGTAAAACCCAACAGGTTACCATATGTGTGTTGAGTGAGGGGGCTTCAAGGGTGTGATTGTAAGGGAGATTtgctctgccaccaccaccaccaccaccaccaccaccaccaccaccaccaccaccacctccacctctacaTCCAACATCACCATTGCCAACATTATCAcggtcactactactattactgctactgctgctgctgctgctactactactactactactactactactactactactactactactactactgctgctgccaccaccaccacaaccgtcaagtcaccattaccatcacttcactgtcaccaccaccagcatcaccaccttCATTACCGCCAGCAGAATGTTCCTGGCGGGTTCTTGCTTTTCACTCTTTTCTACTCCCTCACTTTCCCGTCCCTTTTTAATTCCTcgcttcaatttttttttctttttttttctctcatctaaTTCACTTATAATTTTGTATGTCGTATttcactccccttcccccctttctctctctctctccctctctctctctctctctctctctctctctctctctctctctctctctctctctctctctctctctctcttcgtctccgCTTCCACATCgattttaagttttctttcagtttttaaCTCTTCGTCAGTGAAggaaagctacacacacacacacacacacacacacacacacacacgcacacacacacacacacacacacacacacacacacacacacacacacactaccattactactactactactactactactactactactactattactactactactagtactagtactactgctgctgctgctgctgctgctgctaccaccaccaccaccaccaacaccacaacaacaataacaacaacaacaacaacaacaacaacaacaacaacaataacaacaaccattGTTACTACCACGACTACGTGCCAGCATCGCCACCGCTatccctatacacacacacacacacacacacaaatcaccaGCAATAATAAAATCACAGCCGTACCGGGCCATTCTTTTCAAGTTTCCGTCACTCAATTTACCGATATTGTTTTTCGTTGGcgcaacaaaaagaataaccaaccagtcagtcaggttggggggagggagggagggcgtgtGGGTGAGCGGTCCGGTAATATTACGGTGAGGCAAGAGGCTGGAATATTGGAACCGTTCTCACTGTGAGGAATCTGTGTTCGAAATGGATGTATCGAAAGCGTCACTGAGCAATCAACGCCGCGCTGCTCTATTGAAGGCGCGCCAAGAAAAGTTGAAACGTGCCTCCACAGGTTATGGGGAAGCGTGCCCGGCTGcacaggggaagggaaggcaaggcaaggcgtgGCGAGGGCTGTGCCAGGGGAAGTATTGATAGGTTTAGTGCAGAATGACAAATGGGTGTAGCTGTGTCACTGAGAGTAGCGTGGGGAAGGGACGTGTCGTGGGGTGTACTGAAGAAGTTTTGATAGGTTTAAGATGGAAAGACAGATGGGTGTAGCGGTGTCATTCAGAGTAgcataggaaaggaaaatgatgtGTCGTGGGGTGTAGCAGAGAAGTACTGATAGGTTTAGCAATGCTTTGAGTGGCGAGGCGATGAGGGAAGGACATGGAGTGTAGCAGAGAAGCTGTGAGTTTAGCGAAAAGGTGTTAATatagaaggacggaaggaaggacagggaagATGTTAGGTGTAGGAAATAAGGACAAATGAGTGTAGCAGAATGGCTGAGTGTAGGATGTGGAGGGCATGGAAGACTGGAAGatgtaagaaggaaggagaggtggctGTAGAGGAGTGACAAGCAAGGTTTTAGGTGTGAGGAATATTCCCTACGAAAGAATACTGAAGCTTTTAAATATACATTCTATGGAGAGGCGTGTGTTAagagggacctgatagaagtctttgagTGGTATTGTGCATATAACAAAGGTGACGTATGCTAAATTCTCAGCGTCAGTAATCgggatggaataagaaattttgGGTTCAGGGTTGAAGAAAATTCGacttgaaagagagaaaggaattggttttcaaacagagtggtagatgaaaagAGACTCAGTACTCGGATTGTCAAtggtgagtcattagagagctttaaaagaatattagacaaatttatggatggtgagATGTTGATGGTAGATGGAAATAAATAGCTATGTATATTATaaggactaccacgtgtaggcctgacggctccTTGcagatttctttattttcttatgttcttattttctaaaggaaggagaggtggatgcACCAGAGTGGCTGTGAGTATAGCAGGGCGCAGTGGAAGGGGAAAGTGGGAAAGGTATAAAGAGATGCTACGCGGGTGCAAGGAGTAATGGTTGACTGGACTTGATAGCGTGACGGTAAGATCATAACGGTGTGCATGTGGTGCCACTCAGCAATACGTCCTAGGAAGTGGCAAACTCAGCACTCAGGTCTGGCACGTTTGATGTCCAGGAGTACAAAGGACACCGTCAGCAGACGGGAGAGAAAAACACGGAGCGCCAAGCTGACTTCCTGAGAACCCTGTTCCGGGTTCCCCGAAACCCTAGGGTTCCACTAAAGCTCCCTTGGGGTTCCGCGAGAAAGAATGAGATGCGCTAAtgcatttttgagtttttttttatttaatatcatATTCGTAATACTACTATACATGCACAGCATATTATTGGTTATTGTAATATTATAACATAGACATCATCCTTTCTAACCTATTATgctatcaaaatatatatatatatatatatatatatatatatatatatatatatatatatatatatatatatatatatatatatatatatatatatatatatatatatatatatatatatatatatataaaacaaccaTTAGGGATATATTTAGCGATGCCTCTACGGTGTCAGTGTGTAACTTTTTAACTGCCTTCACTAGTCAGTGCCCACTCAGCGGACGGGACCTGCTCGTGACTGATTCATGCATCAAGTGACTCACTCAGTGCGGGACACATGCATGGCCATGATCTACATCAGTTGTCTCTGTGCTTCCTGGCGTGCAGGTACACTCTTTCATTCACCCACGAtattcagtaaaattattttaccattacCAATAACTTTGACAaagaagtaatatatatatatatatatatatatatatatatatatatatatatatatatatatatatatatatatatatatatatatatatatatatatatatatatatatatatatatatatgatatttaCCCCGTGAACTACGATgaaaaaacatgagagagatatggtatataaatatttcttgtGCAGGATTCCTTGAGACATGTAATTTATTTGAAGGGTTACCCAAGTGTAAAAAGGTTAAGAAACACTTCTCTAGATTGAATAGACCATCGCGGGGGACGTAGACACAACAAATGCGTGCCAAATAAGAGACGGATGAGAAGCGTcataatgaaggaataaataaataaataatgaataataatagtaataattacaataataataaaaatcataataatggaaaagaaaattaacttacATACTATAACAGCGGCGCCGTGTGAGTGTTGCACAGcttggaggtgtgtgtgtgtgtgtgtgtgtttgtgtgtgcattatTCCTCAAATCTTACGATTGGATTGTTTTTCTTTAAATAGGTATAGTTATTTTACTTGTCAAGTGactaataattctctctctctctctctctctctctctctctctctctctctctctctctctctctctctctctctctctctcgaacactttaaacactttaaacactttattatgtttgtcattttACAGTTGAGTTAAGAACTTAATATACttttataacaaacaaacagcccttAGCAAGCAACTGCTTTatgggcagacaaaaaaaaaaaaataaataaataaattatatatatttatatattaggactaattataaaagtagcttaaaaaaaaaaaaaaaaaaaaagaacatttaatCCTATGTATTAGAGTAATAAAACACTTGTCCATATAATGAAGAATTATCCTTGAGTTTTTACCTTGTGCAATAACAGGAAATCTAAATTtgtacctataataataataataatatgggtatatgaaaatataaataagttgcTAAGTCTAAAGGAACTCCTCATATGAAGCACAAATTACCTTTGTTAATACCTAATAATACTAATTTTGGAAGAAATTGCACAGAACAGAAGATAAAATAGCACTTtaacaaatacataataataataataataataataataataataataataataataataataataataataataataacaataataataataataataagaagaagaagaagaagaagaagaagaagaagaagaagaagaagaagaagaagaagaagaagaagaagaagaagaagaagaataaagatactGACACTAATAATACAATGTAAATGCATGAAGAATTTATCAATACTAGGAGAAagttgaataaataagatacagGAAAATATAGTATATTATTAGATATACTTTTCACTATTGCCATTTCACATGAATTATTGACTACTGTGATGGTACTAGTACATGAGGGTAATGTCTGATGAGCTAGCGTATAACATTTAACATATAACAAGCGTATAACATGTGTATAACTAATAAGCGTATAACAAATGACTCTTTAATTTGGTTTTGAAGCAAGGTAGACTCTTTGATTGTTTTATATCACCTGGTAAATAATTCCAAATCTTAGGTCCTATATACATGGTGGAGTGTTTGAACAGTGTTAAATTAGGTCTGGGAATGTAGAGTGAATACTGGTTTCGAGTTTGGTAATTGTGTAAAGGTTGTGTATTGTAGTTActtaaatttaatgttttgtacatGAATGATGCAATGGAGAGTTGAGATAAATCAGCAAGGTTTAGGATATTGAGACTTTTAAATAATGGTTGAGTATGTTCATTAAAATCActgtttgttaatattctaataattttcttatgAAATATATTAACCTGGGATAGATGACAAGGGTAGGTTTGGGACCAGATAGGATTACAATAGGTAAGGTGTGGGTATATATGAGCATAGTACAGACATTTAAGAATTTTAATTGGGGCAAAGTGTTTTACTTTGAGAAGTAGGGGAATGATTCTGGATAGCCGTAGACAGAGATTGGAGATATGGCGCTTAAAAGTTAGGTGTTTGTCAAAAATTACACCAAGGAATTTTATTTTGTCTACTTGTAAGATACTTTCATTTAGTATGGTTAGGTTGGGTAGAGGTTGGTGTATGGTAATAGTCTTAGTGAATAGAATATAATGAGTTTTTGTGGTATTAACTGTAAGTTTGTTAGCCAGGCACCAGTTTGAGAATTTTTGAAGTTCTATATTTGTCTTATTAATTAGTTCTGTTGGATTATCTCCTATCAAATAGAATgtggcatcatctgcaaatagtATAGTGTGGAGAGTGTCAGAAATGTTAGAGATGTCATTGatgtatataagaaaaaggatAGGACCCAGTATACTTCCTTGAGGTACTCCTAATTCTACAGGTTTAGTTGAGGATGAGGTGTTGTTGAAAATGGTGTACTGTTGTCTGTTATTTAAATATGATCGAAACCAGTCATGGACACAACCCCGGACACCATAGTGGTACATTTTATCAAGGAGGATACTGGATTGGACTGTGTCAAATGCCTTACTGAAATCTATAAAGACTGAAAGTAtggatttgtttttgttaagtgcAGTATAAAGGTCTGACGTGAAGGTGTTTATGGCATCAAAGGTGTTTAATCCTGATCTAAAGCCAAACTGCCTATTATTTAAAATATCTCTTTTCTTCAGGTATAGCATAAGTTGACATTTCATTAAAGATTCAAATATTTTTGAGAAATTTGATAATATAGAGATGGGTCTGTAATTACAAAGATCAGTTTTGTTACCAGTTTTGTGTATTGGAATAATTTTAgcaagtttaatttttttctggaAACATTCCTGTGCTAATTGATTGGTTAAAAAGGATTGTGAGGGGTATGGAAAATAATgtattatattgttttattatatggATAGGTATTTCGTcaatatgtcctttttttttttttttgagggcatttattacttgtattgtgtcatcGGGTGTTACGAGAGGCATCACCATGGAGTGAGGATAGTTTCCGCGAAGGAATGATTTTGGGGAGGTGTCTGTGGGAGGCAGTTTGTTAGCAAGTTTTGGGGCAATATTTGTAAAGTGGTCATTAAATGCCTCTGATACTTCAAGTTGGGTGCCAAAAATTTGATTATTGAGAAAAACTGATTTTGTAGTAGAGCTGGGTTTTTTAATAGAGTTTGAGAGTTCATTTATAGTTAGCcatatctttttggtgcttaaacgAAAGTCAGAAAATCTTTGTAGGTAGTAATTTTGCTTTGTGATTTGAATTAACTTTGTTAGGTAGTTTCTAAATTGTTTATACACATCAAAATCAATGATCCTCAATTTATAAGATTTATACAAATTATATTTGTGATGTATAGATTTCTTAATACCTAGAGTGATCCATGGGTTTTGAAGTCTTTTAGTTGAGATTTGCTTTGTTGCTTTGGGGAATGAAGAGTAATATAAGCTGTAAACTGTGTCTAAGAATACATTGCAATTTATGTTTGTATCATGGTGAGTTAATAGAGAATACCAGTTTACTTCTGATAGTTTAGCTTGAAATTTAGCacaattttcaatattttttatccTGAAAGATAATTTGTTGGTCTCATTTAACTTTTCTATGATGGGGAGGTTCAGATATATTGGGAGATGGTCACtcaggggagaaaaaagaatcCCAGGAGAAGAAGGGGCTGTAAAGTTTGTCCATATGTGGTCTAGAAGGGAAGGAGTTGCTGTGAAGTTGTCGTCAGGGAATCGTGTAGGGCGTGATATGTGTGGAATGTAGTTACAAGACTGCATCATGCTCAAGAAGTTGTTTGTTGGTGGATGATCATTGTGTTCCAATAAGTTAATGTTGAAATCCCCAGTTATGATGCATTTATTATTCATGAAAAATTTTTGTGAAAGTAATTCATCGATAAGGTCAGTGAATTCCTTTACTTGGTGGTGTTTACTATGGGGACggtaaagggaagaaatgacGTAGCTGGTATTTCCAACAGTGATCTTAACTGTGCAAAGTTCGATGTTGTCCGTACACATAGAATAATCAATTTGTGGGCTACTGGAGATACTGTCCTTGACATATATGGCAACACCACCATATCCAACAGGTCTAAATGTGTGGTAAGATTTAAAACCATTAATTTCATGGAGTGGTGCTGTGTTCGGACTGAGCCATGTTTCACTGAGGCACAGGATATCAGGAATTTTAGGAAGAGAAGTAATAAGGGAAATgagtttatcataatttttgttcaAAGATCGAGTATTAACATGAAATATATTCAAATAGTCTGGGCAATTTGTAGGAAGTGATAGATTGTAGGAGTGAATGTCATGATATTTACAAATATTATCTATGTTAATTGATTCATACATAGCATTGATTATTTCTAGATCTATACTGTTtctatcatttatttcttcattatcaaaGAGAGTGTTATATAAATTTATGTCAGGTAGATTCATAGAATAAGCTGAGagataagaagtaaaaataCAGGATATGTGAGTAAGGTAGGAGTATGAATATAGATTTGGAAGGGTGAGAGTGTAAAAGAGAGGATAGAGTGATATAATATTAGAAAAAAGAGGTAGAAAGTAAGTTAAAGGTAGGGGTTGTTAGAAAGAATAAAGTGATGCAAGTTTtaagaagaatggagaaaaaagaacggGTACAGAGAAATAATtgtctgcattctctctctctctctctctctctctctctctctctctctctctctctctctctctctctctctctctctctctctctctctctctctctctctctctctctcagtgttaaCGAAACATCATCAGATAATGTTTTATCAAGTGTCTCCTGCACAAATCTCTTCCCCAATACACTGCCGTGTCAGTACCCACATCCTGCTCTGCCATTATTCAGAACCAAACCATCACCGTACACATGAAGAGTATTACATCTGGGAAtctctattatttatttccaaaaaatatatttctaaGTTCCCTGGGACGGAAGCCATCTTCCTGCCGCTCCAACCTTAAGAAATCTACAGTAACACAGTTTTCCTGCCATGGCTAAGTCTTACGTGAGCTGGCAAGGAGGCACATTCACTATAATAGTGATGTGCTCGGTCATGACATCATACAGAATTCTTACATATTTTGATACATTTCTAGgattctctttttcattcaaaGGTAACAGTGCACAAGACAAATCATCACTTGCAATTCTCCTTATAGATCGAAAAGCAGCACCCATTGCAAGTCTCCTTATTCGGTGTTCAGTACTAGGCAAGTTTAACTCCATTCTCATTATCTGAACTCTAGCGTTTCTTTGACAGCATTTAAATCAAAGGAATGCTCCCGCCAGGGCTCGAACCTGGGACCTTCTGCGTGTAAAGCAGACGtgataaccactacactacgagAGCTACAAATATATGGGATTTAACAACACCTGTTGTTCGCTTGTCTACGCAACCTGTGCATTACAAGTTAACATGGAGAAGATGCTTGtattggcagtagtagtagttatggtagtagtggcggtggtagtgacGGTGGAAGTGATTGAAGGGTAATCAAGAATCAGCTAGGATTTGATTGCAGTAGTGAAGATGTTAAGTagtcaatataattttttttcaccactcgGTTATTTGCAGTAAATGAAATTatgaattttaataaaaaatgcGCCGGGTGTGCGGAGGGTAGGTGAGTCCTGCCAAGGATACCCATCCTCTGGAGAATCACTCCAGCGCTCTTCCAAAGCAGCGACCAGAAGCACACCACCTTGACTTGCCAGCAAGCACAAGTGACCATGTACTTCGCAGTGCCCGCTTACCTCCAGCGCGAGGAACCCGCCACGAAGCGCAACAAGCGGCCCACGTCGCCTGCCTCAGGCCGCACTGCCTGCCCCAAGAAGCAGAGGCGCGAGCGCTCCTACCAGGAGTGGTTCagtgaggtgaaggagaagttCGGCGGTGGAGAGAACCAGCGCGGCTGCTCTAAGGACACGCGGGCCAAGCGGAAGCTGCAGCTGGTGGGCGTGCCCCTGCTCCGGCGGCGTCAGGTGCGGGAGATGATCGGTCCCGTGCAACGGCCTCTGGCCGAGGGAAGCTACGGCTCTTGCTTCAAGACCGTGAGCCTGCGCACGCAGGAAGAACTGGTCATCAAGACCTTTAGCCGAGACAAGCTGCCGGAGCTCGTAAAGGAGGCCACCAGCCTCAGCAAGCTGCAGCTTCCCGGCGTGCAGCGTCTGGTGGGAGTCTGCGTGGAAACCCGCCAGCTGATTACTCCCTTCGCCGGCGTGACGCTCAAGGACTACATGCTGAACAAGGCGCCCTCGTTTGCTGACGCCGTCAGCGTGCACCTGCAGATGTGCCGCACACTGCAGCGAATGCACCGGCAGGGCTACACGCACAATGACATCAAGGCGGACAACGTGTGCGTGTCCACCCAGAGCGGCAAGCCTGTGGCCACCGTGATCGACGTGGGCCTGGCGAGGCCAGTGGGCACCAAGGGACTCCTGAGCCAGGCGATCCCAGACACGGACAAGTTCCCCTGGATCGCGCCGGAGATCCTGAAGAAAACCCACCGCTGCTGCGAGGCGAGCGACGCCTTCGGCCTGGCCTACCTTCTGCAGGGACTAGGCCTCCTGTCGTGCCCCAGCAGCTGCCGCCGCGCCAGGTCCATCCTTATCAAGTGGGTGGTGCAGGCTCGCCGCCGCGACCCCGCCGAGCGGCCCCCGCTGGCGGCGGTGATCCAGATGCTGCGTGCACTGCACCGCGAGGCCGCCGCCACGCGCCCTGCCGGCAGCCGCTGAGCTCTTGCGGCGACGAGGCGCTTGTAGATGCGTCATTTGCGTAACCCAGGAAGTCCttgagtttctttcttttctttcttttttttttttttttgagtattcGCCTTCAGTAATAAACGCGTGCGTGTATGTTGAGTTTAcctaaatagaaagaaaaaaactcggaaaagtaataaaaaataaaagttaagtaaattaattaatgaaaaaataaatcaatagaataagaaaaaaataaaaaaataaaaataaataagaaaaaaaacaaataagaaaacaaaataaataaaaatacaaaaataaatcataaagaCAAAAAACTACGTTAAGTAACGTAAGTAAATCACGCggcgaagggagaagagaaggcagcGAAGCGAGTGACAGTGTGCAGGTGAGAAAGGTCCTCCCGGTGATGGCAGAGGCGCGCAGGAGCGACTCAGGCGGCGAAGCGAG includes:
- the LOC135108963 gene encoding tyrosine-protein kinase JAK3-like, encoding MYFAVPAYLQREEPATKRNKRPTSPASGRTACPKKQRRERSYQEWFSEVKEKFGGGENQRGCSKDTRAKRKLQLVGVPLLRRRQVREMIGPVQRPLAEGSYGSCFKTVSLRTQEELVIKTFSRDKLPELVKEATSLSKLQLPGVQRLVGVCVETRQLITPFAGVTLKDYMLNKAPSFADAVSVHLQMCRTLQRMHRQGYTHNDIKADNVCVSTQSGKPVATVIDVGLARPVGTKGLLSQAIPDTDKFPWIAPEILKKTHRCCEASDAFGLAYLLQGLGLLSCPSSCRRARSILIKWVVQARRRDPAERPPLAAVIQMLRALHREAAATRPAGSR